In the Natrinema sp. CBA1119 genome, GCTCGTCCGCTTCCCCTGAAAGGCCGTGATCAGGAGGGAGAGCCAGACGAGCAGGAGGGCGAATCCGAGTCCCATCTGCGACAGGAACGAGAGCGCCGCGATCAGGAAGCCGAGCAGATCGCCGACGAGCATCGCCATGACAGTCGTCGCGACGTTGAGCACGGCGTATACCAGTATCGACGCGACCCCGAAGACGATGCTCTGGGCGGCGTGGGAGCGAGCGAACTCGTTGTCGTCCTCGAGGAGGTAGACGAGGATGCCTGTCAGGGGCACAAACAGGTATGATATCGCACCGAGCACGTTCTCGTCGGGACCGAGACTGGTCGCTGTCGGTTCGACGGGTTCCGCTCCGGCCGCTGGTTTGGTAGTTGTTGACATTAGTACGCTACCGGAGAGACGCTGACAGCGTATTTTACTGTATCGTTTATATTTCATATGAGTGAGTTGGAGTACTGTATGAAAGAAACAGCCGCCAAATCGAGACGATCCTCGTGCAACGAAGTGACCGACGATCAACTCCGGCGTCGGGCACGACAACTACACACGCGGATCGCAGGGCACTTACCGACATCCCGAGAACGAACGGCCATGCAGATCAAAGACCGGGAGCAGGTCGAGGGTGGCCGCGAGCGGGTCACCGTCGTGCCGGAGAGCGTGGACGATCTCTGGCACCTGCAGTACGTCCTCGAGCCCGGCGATCGCGTCGCGGGCGACACGACCCGGCGCATTCAGCGCAACGACGACCAGATGCGGGATACGGGCGGCGAGCGCGAGCACATGTGGGTCGCCATCGCCGTCGAGACCGTCGAGTTTCACAAGTTCGCCAACCGGTTGCGGGTCGGCGGGGAGATCGTCGCCTGCTCGCGCGAGGATCAACTCGGCTTTCACCACACGCTCAACGTCGAGGCGCGCGACGAGCTCTCGATCGAGAAGCGGTTCAAACCGGATCAGAAGGCCCGCCTCGAGGAGGCCGAAGAAGCCACCGAGAACCCGGACGTCGCCATCGCCACCGTCGAGGAGGGTCAGGCCCACGTCCACTCGGTCGCCCAGTACGGCACCGAAGAGCGAGCGACGATCACCGGAACGACCGGCAAGGGCGAGTACGCCCGCGGCCGCTCGGAGCTGTTCGAAGAGCTCGCGACGGTCCTTAAGCGCCTCGAGGTCGACGCGATCATCCTCGCCGGTCCGGGCTTTACGAAGCAAGACGCGTACAAGTACCTCGAGGAGAACGAGCCCGAGGTAGCCGAGCTAATCACGATGGTCGACACGGCGGCCGTCGGCGACCGGGGCGTCCACGAGGTGCTCAAACGCGGGGCCGTCGCGGACGTTCAGGAGGAGACCCGTATCGAGAGCGAGGCGGAATATATCGACGAACTCACTCGGCGGATGGCCGAGGGCGCGAAGGCGGCGTACGGTCCCGGGCAGGTCCAGCAGGCCGCCGAGTTCGGTGCGATCGAACGGCTGCTCGTCCTCGACGATCGATTACAGAAAGAACGCGGTCCCGACGGTGAGTGGGCGATCAGTGTCGACGACATCGTCCGGACGACGGAACAGAAAGGCGGCGACGTAACGGTCTTCTCGAGCGAGTTCCCGCCCGGTCAGCAGCTCTCCAATCTCGGCGGGATCGCGGCATTGCTTCGGTACCGCCTCGAGTAGCGTGCGACGATGGGGCGTCGCCGTTATTCCACGTGCACTTCGTCGCTGGCCTCGATCAGCTGGATCAGTACGGAGGCGAACAGCGAGCCTGAACTCCAGAACGCGGTCTCGTTGCCGTCGCCGATCACGCTCAGGAGGATGCTGTCGTCGTCGACGATAACGATTCGTCCCGACCGCTCGTCGTCCGATCGGTGTGGTGGCGGACGTTCCACGACGACGTTTTCGATGTCGGCGAAACGGTCATGAACCGCTTTCGTTCGACTGACGACGAGTACCGCGACGCCGGCCGCCGCGCGCTCCGCGATGGTCCGTTCGATCGAGTCGGTGACGAGTTCCGGGAGACGGGTCCCGAAGACGATCCGATCTTCCGCCTGCGAGAGGATAGCGGCGGTTCGATCGTCGACCCGGTCGCGACCGCGAACCGTCCAGATGTCCTCTTGGGTCTCCTCGCCAGCCGGCTCGTTCTTGACGGTTTCGACGTACTCGAAGGCCCGATCCTGTTCACGCTCGAACTGGGTCCGGAGGGTGTCCCGCGCCTCGTCGACGCTGACCGGCCGGTACCGGATCGGGTTCGACTGCTGGACCTCGAGCAGGCCTCTATTCTCCAGGCTCTCCGCGACGCTGTAGACCTGCGAGCGCGGGACGTCCGTGATCTCGGCGACGTCTCTCGCTGTCCCCGCGCCGAGCCGGTGGAGCGCGATGAACACTTTGGCCTCGTAGCTGGTAAGCCCCAACTGTTCGAAGGCGTCGACGGCCTCGTTCTGATCGCCGCTCACTCGCTGTCACCCTGCTCAGAGACTGTCCCGCCATCGCTCGCAGTCGCCGTTTCCGACCGCACACCCGACGTGTCGAACGAGACGTCCGGTCCGAAGTATCGCGTCCACACCACCAGTAGCGTCGGGAGAACGACGACGCTGGCCAGGAACGCGTAGGTTATCGTCAGTCCGGTAATGATCCCGAACTGCCGGAGCGCGGGGAGGATCGCGAAGGCGAGCGTCCCGAAGCCGCCGACGGTGGTCGCGGCACTGCCGAGCAGCGCCCCGCCGGTGCCGGTGACGGTCGTTTGTAGCGCCGACCAGACGTTCCCCTGCCGCTCGAGTTCGAGCCTGTAGCGTTCGCTGATGTGGATGCTGTAGGCGACCCCGAGCCCGACGGTGAGGCTCGTGATCATCCCCGTCAACACGTTGAAGGGCATTCCGATGAGGTACATCGTTCCCAGGATCCAGCTGACGGAGAACGCGACCGGAAGCAGGGTGATGGCACCCAGCGAGGCGCTGGCACCGGTCAGCCAGTAGGCCGCGGTGAGGAACAGGAACACCGCGACGAGCGTGATCACGAGACTCTCGAGGACGGTGTCTAACAGGTCCTGTTCGACGATGTGGCTGACGATCGGATCGCCGGTTGCGATCGCGCTCCAGCGCCCGTCGCTCCCGTCCTCGAAATCGCCGGCGATCGTCCGCATCTCGCTGGTCGTCTCGCTGGCGGTCGCGTTCCCCTTGACGGCAACGATCATCCGAGCAGACTGGTATTCTCCCCCGTCGGTCCGGTGGAGTACCTGACTCGCGGCTTCCCCGTCGACCTCGAAGAGCTGATCGTACAGCGCCGAGACGTTCTGGTCGGGGACGCCATCGTCATCGGTGTCGGCAGCGGTGAACGACTCGTTGAACGACTCGTTCTGTCTGGCGGCCCGCTCCATCGTCGAGAGCGGGTCCTGGATGTTGGCTTCGCCGGTCGCTAACGTGTACGCGATGCCGTCGTCACCCGCGGCGTCTGTCCGCGTCTCGTTGATCTTTGTGAGGAACTCGTCGTCGTCGACACCACCCTCGACGAGTATCTGTGCCTGGCTGTCCTCGCGCTGGAAGTGCTGGTTGACGAACTCGAGGTCGTCCTTGGCATGGTACTCGCCGGGGGCCATTCCGCCGGGGAGGGTTTCGGTCCACGCCGGGGGGCTCTCAGCGAGGAAGTCTTCTTGCTGGAAACTGGTGTCGACCTGCGTCGCCCCGTACGCGCCGCCCGCGGTGAGCAGGACGACGACGAGGAGGACGGCGAGGGGAATCCGACGAGCGGCGGTCGAGCCGACTGTCAGAACGTCACTGAAACGGCCGCCGCCGGTCCCGAATGCCCGCTTTCGGCGGTCGAAACCGCGGGACTCGAGGAACTCGTCGATCTCGATCTTGGCGGCCGGAATCAGCGCGCCGAAGACGATCAGCGCGGCGACGATGCCCACCGAGCTGACGATCCCGAACTCGCGGATCGGACCGATCGGGCTGACGAGATTCGAGAGGAAACCGATGACGGTCGTGGCCGTCACCCAAACGAGGGCGGCACCGACGCCGCCCAGCGCGATCGTCATCGAGCCGCGGACGGACCCCTGAGTACCGTCGGCCTCGCGTTGTTCCCGATGGCGCATGAACACGTGGATCGCGTAGTCGATCGACAGGCCGATCAGGAGGACCGGCACCGCGACGAACATCTGGTTGAACGCGATGTCCGCCCAGCCCATGAAGCCGAACGTCCAGACGAGGACGGCGACGATGCCGGCGACCCCGAGGACGATGTCCAGCGGGTCGCGGTACGCGACCAACAGCGCGACGACGACGAACAACATTGCGAGCGGGCCGACGATGGCCAGACTGTCACCCATCGATCGGTTGATCTCGTCGGTGATGACGCCGCCGCCGAAGACGAGGTAGTCCTGTTCGTGCGTCTCGGCCAACTCGCGAATCTCGAGTTGACTGTCGATGATCTCGTCGCTGATCGCGCCGCCACCCATGCCGTTTGCACCGTCGCCGGCGGTCGACTGGGTGATCGACGTCATTCGGGTGTCGGCCTGCGTACTGCCCGGCTCGTAGGACGACGGCATGAACGCGATTGCGACGTTGTCATCCGTACTCTCTCCCGATAGTGTCCGATCGAGAAGTCGCTCGTACTCCTCGTCGTCCATGTTCTCGAGGGTCTCGATCTGTTCTCCGAGCGGCGGGCTCTCATCGCTTTGCAGCGCAGCGTACTCCGCCTCGAGGACGCCGGCCGTTCCGTTTTGGTACGCCTCGTTACGCTCGGCAGTGAGCCGCTGGTACTCCGGGTCTTCGTTCGGGTTCTCGGATTGGGAGCGGATCTCGTACTGTTCCGACTCGATCTCTCGAACGCGCTCGACGCTGGCTTCGTACTGTGCGGTCTGGGTTTCGGTGAGGTTGGCTGTGGCGTTCTCGACGACTGCGTCGAACTGGCCTTCGAGCTCGGCCGACCGCGCTTGATATGTCGACTGGTTGATCGAGTCGTTCGCATAGGACTCGTTTAACGCCTCGTACTGGCGCTGAATCCCGACCGTCTGATTGAGACCGTCCTGGAGCTGTGAACGCGTTTCGTTCAGCTCAGCGGACTGCTCTCCCCTGATCGCGCTGATTGCGACGATGTTCTCGACGCCGGTAATCGACTGGTTCTCGACGAGCGTCGAGTTGATCGACTCGTCGGCTCGTATCTCCTGTTGGAACTCGAGCGACGAAATCAGGGATTCCTTCTCGAGAACGTTGTCGCCGCGGACGATCAACTGGACGCTGGTCGTGTTCTCTCGCTGTTCGCTCGTGAAGTTCTCGTCGATCCGCTCGAGGGCCTTCGCCTCGTCGGATTCGCTCTCGAACTGGGAGAGCGAGGAGTCGTCGTCGACCATCGGCATCCCGGCTCCGACGAGCGCCGTCAGGAGCACGAGGACCACGAGAACGATCCGCGTGTGCCCGGTGATGGCGTCCGCGATCCGTTCGGGAACGCTCATTCGAGCACCTCGCTGTTCGTGTGAGCGAATTGGGTGGGGACCATGCTGTTGTTACGATCCTACAAACTCGACTGTATATACGTGTTTGGAACTTACGTCAACAGCGCTGGATATCCGGGTGCCTCACGACAGGCTCGGAGAACGAGGGTGATCCGGAGCGAAAAACTGAGTCGTCGACGCGGTCGTAACTGCGACGATTGCTCGACGACGATTACGTGATCGAGATCGTCTGGAGGTCCTCGGCGAACCGAACGTCGCCGTCGTAGTGGCTGCCGATCGACTCGAGCATCTCGTCGTGGCGGCCCTCGGTGTGGGGATAGAGATGGGTCAGATAGACTCGGCCGATCTCCCGGTCGGCCAGTTCCCGACCGAGCGCGTCGGGCGTCGGGTGGTTCGAGACATCGACGTCGTCGGGGAAAGAACAATCGTGGGCGAGGATCGCCGAGCCCTCGGCGAAGTTCGTCAGTCCCGCGAAGGCCTCGCTGTCGCCGCTGAACGTAAAGAGATCGCCAAAGCGGTAGGCCAGACATGGAAGCGAGTGGCGCGTCTCGTAGGCGGAGACGTCGAATCCGGCGACGGAAAACTCGCCGGCGACGACCTCGCGAACCTGTATCTCGAGTTTGTCCTGCATGTACTCGTAAACGTCGAGCAGGTCGTCGACCAGCGCCTTGGTCCCCTGCGGGCCGACGACCTCGAGGTGCTCCTCGCCGGCGAGCCAGCGAGCTTTCATCAGGGGGAGCAGGTCGGCCACGTGATCGAGGTGGTGGTGCGTCAGGAGAACGGACGAGACGTTCTCGTAGCCGACACCGGACTGCTGGAGCCGCTGGAGCGAGCCGGCACCGCAGTCGATCAGCAGCGTCCGGCCGTCCTCCTGCACGAGAATCCCCGCCTGAAACCGATCCCCCGTAGGCATGGCGCTTCCAGTACCGAGAAAGGTGACACGCATACGAAGGTGTGGAACGCCCGAGCCGATAAGGGTACCTTTCGCTGTTGTCTCCCGTTCTCGTCCGTCGTGGGGGAACGGGTACCTCGCTGCTGTTCGACGCAGACCCGTGCGCGCTGCAGTACTCGAGGCCTACGGCGGGCCGCTCTCGATCGAAACGGTGGATCCGCCAGCGCTCGAGTCCGAACGACCGGTGACGCGACACGTCGACAATTCCGAGCGTCTCCAAGCGATGACCGGCTGCGAGACGAACGGAGTCGAGGTCGTGACGTCTAAGAGCGTACTCGAGGAGTCACAAGCTTGAGTGTCCGGATCCGTCTACGTTTCAAGAAAATGATAATGCCAGTATTAGTTCGCATTCGCATTATTATCCCATACAATCTATGTTTCTCGCTAATACTGTGGTAATGATGACGTACTTTTACAACATTCGGTCGTTATAGTTTTCGCATGTCTATACTCGCAGCTGTCGATGCGACAAATGAACACGATACTGTCGTCGAGACCGGACACGATTTGGCTTCTGCCTACGAGACGACGCTCTCCGTCCTCCACGTCGTCTCACAGGAAGCGTTCGAGTCCCGCAAAGAGACCGTCGAGCGCGTCTCTGACGTTCGCGGATATAGTAAGTCCCAGCGCGCCGAAGCCGCGGCAAACGTCGCGAATGAGGTCGTCGTTGGGACGCTCGAGGACGTCGACCTCGAGACGATATCGACGCTCGGGCGCGTCGGTGAGCCGGTCCCCTCGATTCTGGACGTTGCCGGCGATCTCGATGCCGAATACATCGTTATCGGCGGCAGAAAGCGGTCACCCACCGGAAAGGCCCTGTTCGGGAGTACGACCCAGTCCGTCCTTCTCGAGGCTGATCGGCCGGTCGTGACGGTTATATCGGACGAAGAGTAGTCGCGGAACACTAACTCGAGGCAGTCACACTGGAATCGTCGGCCGTTGGCGGGTCGGGTTCGGTGATACGCACGCGCTTGATGCGTGTGTTGTCAACGCGTTCGATGGTGAGATCGACGCCGTCGTAGGTGAACGTCTCGCCGGGTTCGACCAGCCGTCCAGCGCGATTGAAGAGGAATCCGGCGATCGTCTCGAACTCTTCTCCCTCCGGGAACTCGACGCCGATCACGTCGTTGACGGCTTCGATGTTTACCTCACCGTCGACATGGGTCGTCAGATCATCGACGGTCTCAATGGGTTCTGCTTCCTGTGTATCGAGTATCTCGCCGACGACCGCTTCGACGATATCTTCGGTCGTGACGATCCCTTCGGTCGTCCCGAACTCGTCGATAATGACGACCTGTTCGACGCGCTCGCGACGCATTTCGCGGAACAGGTCGTCGATTTGTTTGCTCTCCGGGACGTGCAGCGTCTCCTCGATACGGGCCTCGAGCGTGTCGTCCACCGTCTCGCCGTACTGGTGGTCACGGACGAGATCACCGAGTGTGACGACGCCGACGACGGTGTCGAGCCCTCCCTCGTACACCGGTAAGCGGGTGTGGCCGCTCTCGACGCACTTCTCGACGGCGTCGTCGACCGTCGACGTTCGAGGGACGCCGGTGACGTCTAACCGCGGCGTCATCACCTCTTTCGCGATCGTGTCGTTGAACCGGAGCACCCGCTGGAGCATTTCGCGTTCGTCGGCCTCGATGATCCCCTCGTTCTCGCCGGTCCGTATCAGGTTCCGTATCTCCTCGCGGGTCACGTATGAGGACTCGACGGTGGTGCCGCCGCCACTCAGCCTGTTGACGATGCGGGTCAGCCTGTCGAACGTGACCACCAGCGGATAGAGCACGTATTTCGAGACGCGCAGCGGCCGAGCGACGGTGAGCGCCCACGATTCCGTGTTCTCGATGGCGTAGGACTTCGGAGCGCTCTCACCGAACAGCAGGACAACGGCCGTCACGCCGAACGTGGCCGCCAGTACCGCCTGGCCCTGTCCGATGTACATCGCGAGCAGCCCGGTCGCGATCGACGACATCGCGATGTTGACCAGGTTGTTCCCGACGAGGATCGTTATCAGCAATCGATGAGGGTCCGCTTTCAGCGTCTGTACGATGTCGGCACCGGGCGAACCGTCCTCGACGAGCGACTCGATTCGGTGCTGGGCCAGCGAGAACATCGCGATCTCCGCCGAGGAGAAGAACGCCGATAATATCAGCAACACGAGAAGCGTCCCGATGCCGGCGACAGCCACGAGATCCGTCGGGAGATCGACGCCGACGGCGTTCAGCGCGGCGATTATCTCGAGGCCGGACATGGAATTCAGTCACCTACTGAGTCGGTGTTCGCGGACCCGGGGAACTCGGTTTCGTCCATCGCCGACGCGTCCGACACGGACTGCTCGTTTTCGCCGTCCGGGAAGTAACACGCCGCTTGATGGCTCTCGTCCCCAGTCTCGCCGATGGCAGGTTCGGCCTCCCAGCACGATTCCTGGGCCTTCGGACATCGCGGAGCGAACGTACAGCCCGAGGGGAGATCGACCGGGTCCGGCGGCTCGCCCTCGAGGAGGACGCGAGTTCGGTCGGCAGTCGGGTCCTTCTCCGGCGCAGCCGAGAGCAGCGACGAGGTGTAGGGATGCTTGGGCCGGGTCGCGATGCGATCGACGTCACCCTCTTCGATGATCCGGCCGAGGTACATGATGGCCAGCCGGTCCGAGACCTGCATCAGGCTTGCGAGGTCGTGAGAGATGTAGACGATCCCGATGTCCTCGGTGTCGGCGAGCCCCCGCAGCAGGTTCAGCAGGTTGACCTTCAGCGAAACGTCCAGCATCGATGCCGGTTCGTCACAGATCAGGAAGTCGGGGTCCAGTACGAGCGCTTTGGCAACCGCCACGCGCTGGCGTTGCCCCCCCGAGAGTTCGTGAGGGTAGTTATCGAGAATCTTCTCGGCGGGGGTCAGCCCGACCTTCTCGAGCGTCTCGATGATGGCCTGCTCCTTCTCGTCGGTGCGGTAATCGTGGATCGTCAGCGGTTCGCCGACGAGTTTACGGACGGTCTGGCGGGGGTTGAGCGAGTCGAACGGATCCTGGAAGACGATCTGGACCTTTCGCCGAAACTCCTGGAGGTTGCCGTCCTGATAGTACTCGTAGGGCTCCCCGTCGAACGTCATCTCACCGCCCGTCGGATCCTCGAGGAGCGCTATCGTCTCGCCGAGCGTCGATTTCCCGCAGCCGCTCTCCCCGGCGACGCCGAGCACCTCCGAGCGGCGGACGGACAGCGAGACGCCGTCGACCGCCTTCACGCGATCCGGGTCTTCGCCGCGGAACTTGCTCAGCAGCGGTTGGCTCTGCTCGTAGTGTTTTTCGAGGCCACCCGTCTCGAGGATGACTTCACCGCGGTCGGACTCGGCGTCCCCGTCGTCGGGGATGTTCCACGTCTCCGGCTCGTCCGCGTCCCGTCGGAGCTGGGCCGCCTCCTTGACGCGGTGGCAAGCCGACCGGTGGTTTCGGTTGGGGAGATCGACCAGCTCCGGATGGGACTCTCCGCACTCGTCCGTGGCGAACGGACACCGGTCCTCGAAGACGCAAGCCGTCGGCTCCCGATTCACATTCGGCGGCGAGCCGGGGATCGCAACGGGGTCCTCGTCCTCGTCGATTTCCGGGAAGGAGTTCTTCAGTCCCATCGTATAGGGGTTGGTCGGATTGACCAGTACGTTGTCGACGCTCCCCTGCTCCATCACCTTCCCGCCGTAGAGGATCGATAGCTCGTCGCAGGTCTCTGCGATGACGCCGATCTCGTGGGTGATCAACAGCAGGGAGCTGTCCATCCGCTCTTGGATCTCCAAGATCTTGTCGATGATCTTGTCTTGAACGATAACGTCCAGTCCGGTCGTCGGCTCGTCGGCGATGATGAGGTCCGGCTCGAGGGCCAGCGCCATCGCGATGGTGACCCGCTGGCGCATCCCGCCGGAGAACTCGTGGGGGTAGTCGTCGATTCGGCCCGGGTCGAGGCCGACGATCTCGAACAGTTCGCGGACGCGGTCGTACGCCTTCGTCTCCGTGACGTTACGGTGGGTGTGGATCGCCTGTGCAATCTGGTCGCCGGTCGTCATCACGGGATCAAGCGAGTCCATCGCGCTCTGGGGAATATAGGCGATATCCTCCCAGAGGATATCCCGGCGCTCAGCCTCGGAAAGAGACGTGAGGTCCGTTCCGTTGAACTCGATGGTACCGCTCTCGACGGTCCCGTTGTTCGGGAGCAGGCCGAGCAGCGCCTCCGCGACGGTGGACTTCCCGGAGCCGGACTCCCCGGCGAGGCCGTAATTGACGCCCTCGTCGATACTGAACGAGACGTCGTTAACGGCGTGGACTGGTTCGTCGTCGGTCGCGTACGTGACTTTGAGATCTTCGACGTTGAGTAGCGTCATTGGTTGGTCTGAATTTCGGGGTTAATGACTTCCTCGTAGGCCCGTCCGATGAGGAACACCGAGGTAGTTATCGCGGCGATACCGATGGCCGGCGGGAGCACCCACCACCACGCAACGCGCATGTTCCCCGATGCGAACACTTGCCGGAGCATTCGGCCCCAGCTGGTCATCGTCGGATCGCCGAAGCCGAGGAACGCCAGGCTCGCCTGCGCTGCGATCGCCCAGGCGACGCCGTAGGCGGTGTAGAGGAAGCCGATCGGCAACACGTTCGGCGCGACGTGGTACAGCATCGTCCGCAGGTCGCTCGCGCCGCTGGCTCGAGCGGACTTGACGAACGTTCGCTCGCGGACCGATAGCACCTCAGAGCGGACGACCCGCGCCGGCATCTTCCAGAGGAAGCCGGCGATGATCGCCGTGATCAGCCAGATGTTCGGCGTCATAAACGTCAGCAACAGCAGCGCCATCGGCATGAACGGCAGCGAGAACGTCAGGTCGGTCAGCCGCATCAGGAGCTCGTCGACCCAGCCACCGTAGTAGCCGCTGACGACGCCGACGGTGAAGCCGAGCGCGCCCGTCCCCAGGCCGCCGAACAGGCCGACGATGAGCGTCGGCCGTGCGCCGGCGAGGAACTGACTCAGCACGTCCTTGCCGTAGGCCGTCGTCCCGAAGTACGCGTCCACGCTCGGGGCCGAGAGCCGGAGCACGGAGCCGGTGTCGCCGCGAACGGTGTGCTCGATCGGATCGTGTGGGGCCAGAAACGGCCCGAACAGTCCGAGAAACACGAACGCCGCGACGACGAGCATGCCGGCGTACGCCAGCGGATCCCGTCGCAGGAACGCGAACTGGTCGCGGACGAGCGTCCACAGTGCATCGACGCGCTTGTACAACTCTGCCTTGGGTTTCGTTTCGGTACTCATGCGGAGCCACCTCCGTTCGTCGAAACAGTCGGATCGAAGTACGCGTAGAGGACGTCCGCAGCGAGGTTCGCGAGGATGACCGCCAGCGCCATGATGAAGACGGCGGCTTGCACCAGCGGATAGTCCTGTTGCTGGATGGCCAACACGAGTTCACGGCCGATGCCCGGCCAACTGAAGACGACCTCGAGCAGGATGAGTCCCTGGAAAATCATACCGAGACGAAGGGTGAAGTACGTCAGAATGGGCAACATCGAGTTCCGGCCCGCGCGAGCCAGCTGTTGCATCTCCGAAAGCCCCTTCGCTCGATGGAGCTTGAGGAACTCCGAGCCCCGCTTCTCGATGACGCCGTTGCGAGCGAGCAGCAGGAAGTCGCCGCTGTAGTAGAGGACGGCGACGGTGAACGGCAAGAGGTAGTGATGGAGGAAGTCCAGGGAGAGGAAGGTCTCGAGGTAGCCGTCCGGCGTTGCCCTGATCGATCGCATCCCGAGTGAGGGGACGATCTCCAAGTTGTACGCGAAGACGATGATGAAGAAAATCGCCGTGATGAACACCGGTGTGGAGCGGAGCAGCGTCGTCGAGACGATACTGAACTTCTCGAGGCGGCT is a window encoding:
- a CDS encoding mRNA surveillance protein pelota, producing MQIKDREQVEGGRERVTVVPESVDDLWHLQYVLEPGDRVAGDTTRRIQRNDDQMRDTGGEREHMWVAIAVETVEFHKFANRLRVGGEIVACSREDQLGFHHTLNVEARDELSIEKRFKPDQKARLEEAEEATENPDVAIATVEEGQAHVHSVAQYGTEERATITGTTGKGEYARGRSELFEELATVLKRLEVDAIILAGPGFTKQDAYKYLEENEPEVAELITMVDTAAVGDRGVHEVLKRGAVADVQEETRIESEAEYIDELTRRMAEGAKAAYGPGQVQQAAEFGAIERLLVLDDRLQKERGPDGEWAISVDDIVRTTEQKGGDVTVFSSEFPPGQQLSNLGGIAALLRYRLE
- a CDS encoding DUF4870 domain-containing protein, giving the protein MSTTTKPAAGAEPVEPTATSLGPDENVLGAISYLFVPLTGILVYLLEDDNEFARSHAAQSIVFGVASILVYAVLNVATTVMAMLVGDLLGFLIAALSFLSQMGLGFALLLVWLSLLITAFQGKRTSLPVLGPVAETYLL
- a CDS encoding universal stress protein, which codes for MSILAAVDATNEHDTVVETGHDLASAYETTLSVLHVVSQEAFESRKETVERVSDVRGYSKSQRAEAAANVANEVVVGTLEDVDLETISTLGRVGEPVPSILDVAGDLDAEYIVIGGRKRSPTGKALFGSTTQSVLLEADRPVVTVISDEE
- a CDS encoding hemolysin family protein, with the protein product MSGLEIIAALNAVGVDLPTDLVAVAGIGTLLVLLILSAFFSSAEIAMFSLAQHRIESLVEDGSPGADIVQTLKADPHRLLITILVGNNLVNIAMSSIATGLLAMYIGQGQAVLAATFGVTAVVLLFGESAPKSYAIENTESWALTVARPLRVSKYVLYPLVVTFDRLTRIVNRLSGGGTTVESSYVTREEIRNLIRTGENEGIIEADEREMLQRVLRFNDTIAKEVMTPRLDVTGVPRTSTVDDAVEKCVESGHTRLPVYEGGLDTVVGVVTLGDLVRDHQYGETVDDTLEARIEETLHVPESKQIDDLFREMRRERVEQVVIIDEFGTTEGIVTTEDIVEAVVGEILDTQEAEPIETVDDLTTHVDGEVNIEAVNDVIGVEFPEGEEFETIAGFLFNRAGRLVEPGETFTYDGVDLTIERVDNTRIKRVRITEPDPPTADDSSVTASS
- a CDS encoding MMPL family transporter gives rise to the protein MSVPERIADAITGHTRIVLVVLVLLTALVGAGMPMVDDDSSLSQFESESDEAKALERIDENFTSEQRENTTSVQLIVRGDNVLEKESLISSLEFQQEIRADESINSTLVENQSITGVENIVAISAIRGEQSAELNETRSQLQDGLNQTVGIQRQYEALNESYANDSINQSTYQARSAELEGQFDAVVENATANLTETQTAQYEASVERVREIESEQYEIRSQSENPNEDPEYQRLTAERNEAYQNGTAGVLEAEYAALQSDESPPLGEQIETLENMDDEEYERLLDRTLSGESTDDNVAIAFMPSSYEPGSTQADTRMTSITQSTAGDGANGMGGGAISDEIIDSQLEIRELAETHEQDYLVFGGGVITDEINRSMGDSLAIVGPLAMLFVVVALLVAYRDPLDIVLGVAGIVAVLVWTFGFMGWADIAFNQMFVAVPVLLIGLSIDYAIHVFMRHREQREADGTQGSVRGSMTIALGGVGAALVWVTATTVIGFLSNLVSPIGPIREFGIVSSVGIVAALIVFGALIPAAKIEIDEFLESRGFDRRKRAFGTGGGRFSDVLTVGSTAARRIPLAVLLVVVLLTAGGAYGATQVDTSFQQEDFLAESPPAWTETLPGGMAPGEYHAKDDLEFVNQHFQREDSQAQILVEGGVDDDEFLTKINETRTDAAGDDGIAYTLATGEANIQDPLSTMERAARQNESFNESFTAADTDDDGVPDQNVSALYDQLFEVDGEAASQVLHRTDGGEYQSARMIVAVKGNATASETTSEMRTIAGDFEDGSDGRWSAIATGDPIVSHIVEQDLLDTVLESLVITLVAVFLFLTAAYWLTGASASLGAITLLPVAFSVSWILGTMYLIGMPFNVLTGMITSLTVGLGVAYSIHISERYRLELERQGNVWSALQTTVTGTGGALLGSAATTVGGFGTLAFAILPALRQFGIITGLTITYAFLASVVVLPTLLVVWTRYFGPDVSFDTSGVRSETATASDGGTVSEQGDSE
- a CDS encoding TrmB family transcriptional regulator, with the protein product MSGDQNEAVDAFEQLGLTSYEAKVFIALHRLGAGTARDVAEITDVPRSQVYSVAESLENRGLLEVQQSNPIRYRPVSVDEARDTLRTQFEREQDRAFEYVETVKNEPAGEETQEDIWTVRGRDRVDDRTAAILSQAEDRIVFGTRLPELVTDSIERTIAERAAAGVAVLVVSRTKAVHDRFADIENVVVERPPPHRSDDERSGRIVIVDDDSILLSVIGDGNETAFWSSGSLFASVLIQLIEASDEVHVE
- a CDS encoding ABC transporter ATP-binding protein encodes the protein MTLLNVEDLKVTYATDDEPVHAVNDVSFSIDEGVNYGLAGESGSGKSTVAEALLGLLPNNGTVESGTIEFNGTDLTSLSEAERRDILWEDIAYIPQSAMDSLDPVMTTGDQIAQAIHTHRNVTETKAYDRVRELFEIVGLDPGRIDDYPHEFSGGMRQRVTIAMALALEPDLIIADEPTTGLDVIVQDKIIDKILEIQERMDSSLLLITHEIGVIAETCDELSILYGGKVMEQGSVDNVLVNPTNPYTMGLKNSFPEIDEDEDPVAIPGSPPNVNREPTACVFEDRCPFATDECGESHPELVDLPNRNHRSACHRVKEAAQLRRDADEPETWNIPDDGDAESDRGEVILETGGLEKHYEQSQPLLSKFRGEDPDRVKAVDGVSLSVRRSEVLGVAGESGCGKSTLGETIALLEDPTGGEMTFDGEPYEYYQDGNLQEFRRKVQIVFQDPFDSLNPRQTVRKLVGEPLTIHDYRTDEKEQAIIETLEKVGLTPAEKILDNYPHELSGGQRQRVAVAKALVLDPDFLICDEPASMLDVSLKVNLLNLLRGLADTEDIGIVYISHDLASLMQVSDRLAIMYLGRIIEEGDVDRIATRPKHPYTSSLLSAAPEKDPTADRTRVLLEGEPPDPVDLPSGCTFAPRCPKAQESCWEAEPAIGETGDESHQAACYFPDGENEQSVSDASAMDETEFPGSANTDSVGD
- a CDS encoding MBL fold metallo-hydrolase, coding for MRVTFLGTGSAMPTGDRFQAGILVQEDGRTLLIDCGAGSLQRLQQSGVGYENVSSVLLTHHHLDHVADLLPLMKARWLAGEEHLEVVGPQGTKALVDDLLDVYEYMQDKLEIQVREVVAGEFSVAGFDVSAYETRHSLPCLAYRFGDLFTFSGDSEAFAGLTNFAEGSAILAHDCSFPDDVDVSNHPTPDALGRELADREIGRVYLTHLYPHTEGRHDEMLESIGSHYDGDVRFAEDLQTISIT